A section of the Vibrio vulnificus CMCP6 genome encodes:
- the argF gene encoding ornithine carbamoyltransferase codes for MAFNLRNRNFLKLLDFSTKEIQFLIDLSADLKKAKYAGTEQKKLLGKNIALIFEKASTRTRCAFEVAAFDQGAQVTYIGPSGSQIGDKESMKDTARVLGRMYDGIQYRGFGQAIVEELGAFAGVPVWNGLTDEFHPTQILADFLTMLEHSQGKALADIQFAYLGDARNNVGNSLMVGAAKMGMDIRLVGPQAYWPDEELVAACQAIAKQTGGKITLTENVAEGVQGCDFLYTDVWVSMGESPEAWDERVALMKPYQVNMNVLKQTGNPNVKFMHCLPAFHNDETTIGKQVADKFGMKGLEVTEEVFESEHSIVFDEAENRMHTIKAVMVATLGS; via the coding sequence ATGGCATTTAATCTCCGGAATCGCAACTTCCTCAAGTTGTTGGACTTCTCGACAAAAGAGATCCAGTTTTTGATCGATCTGTCTGCTGATCTAAAGAAAGCCAAATACGCTGGCACTGAGCAGAAGAAACTACTGGGCAAAAACATTGCATTGATCTTTGAGAAAGCGTCAACTCGTACCCGATGTGCTTTTGAAGTCGCCGCCTTTGATCAAGGCGCACAAGTCACCTATATCGGCCCTTCTGGCTCGCAAATTGGTGATAAAGAGTCGATGAAAGACACTGCGCGAGTGTTGGGTCGCATGTACGATGGCATTCAATATCGTGGCTTTGGTCAAGCGATCGTCGAAGAGCTCGGTGCTTTCGCTGGCGTCCCGGTATGGAATGGCTTAACCGACGAATTTCATCCCACACAAATTCTTGCTGACTTCCTCACCATGCTTGAACACAGCCAAGGCAAAGCACTTGCCGACATTCAATTCGCCTACCTTGGTGATGCGCGTAATAACGTCGGCAATTCGTTGATGGTGGGCGCAGCCAAAATGGGCATGGATATTCGCCTTGTTGGCCCGCAAGCTTACTGGCCCGATGAAGAACTCGTGGCCGCCTGCCAAGCCATTGCCAAACAAACCGGCGGCAAGATTACCCTGACTGAAAATGTCGCAGAAGGGGTACAAGGCTGTGATTTCCTCTATACCGATGTTTGGGTCTCCATGGGTGAATCACCAGAGGCTTGGGATGAGCGCGTGGCATTGATGAAACCTTATCAAGTCAACATGAATGTCCTCAAGCAAACTGGCAATCCGAATGTCAAATTTATGCATTGCCTACCGGCTTTCCACAACGACGAAACCACCATTGGCAAACAAGTGGCTGACAAGTTTGGTATGAAAGGCTTGGAAGTGACCGAAGAGGTGTTTGAATCTGAGCATTCGATTGTGTTTGATGAAGCCGAAAATCGCATGCACACCATCAAAGCCGTGATGGTCGCAACTTTAGGCAGTTAA
- the rluA gene encoding bifunctional tRNA pseudouridine(32) synthase/23S rRNA pseudouridine(746) synthase RluA — MAMLEYLPPTDPWTEIIFEDDHILAVNKPSGLLSVPGRLPEHHDSMWSRLQEQYPEIQVVHRLDMSTSGLMVFAKNKRAEAALKKQFQYRLTHKVYYARVWGHVEADSGMIDLPLICDWPNRPMQKVCHEHGKPSQTAFQVAKREVHANGAQTTIMRLLPVTGRSHQLRVHMQALGHPIVGDEFYAQGDAFTFSERLELHAAELSFYHPKSHWLRSLFVPCDFYPDAEEMIFSYFDPARKLPDYKSLPKS; from the coding sequence ATGGCGATGCTTGAGTACCTTCCACCGACCGATCCTTGGACGGAGATTATTTTCGAAGATGACCATATTTTGGCGGTCAACAAACCTTCGGGATTGCTTTCGGTTCCGGGGCGCTTGCCAGAGCATCACGACAGCATGTGGAGCCGCTTGCAAGAGCAGTATCCTGAGATCCAAGTGGTGCATCGCCTGGATATGTCGACCTCAGGTTTAATGGTGTTTGCCAAGAACAAGCGCGCAGAAGCGGCATTAAAGAAGCAGTTTCAATACCGTTTAACGCATAAGGTCTACTACGCACGCGTGTGGGGCCATGTAGAAGCAGATTCAGGCATGATTGATTTGCCACTGATTTGTGATTGGCCAAACCGACCGATGCAGAAGGTGTGTCATGAACATGGCAAGCCATCGCAAACGGCGTTTCAAGTTGCCAAACGCGAAGTGCATGCCAATGGAGCACAAACCACGATTATGCGCTTATTACCTGTGACGGGGCGTTCGCACCAGCTGCGTGTGCACATGCAGGCATTGGGGCATCCGATTGTCGGCGATGAATTTTACGCCCAAGGTGACGCGTTTACCTTCTCCGAACGCCTCGAATTGCATGCCGCAGAGCTGAGCTTTTATCATCCTAAGAGCCATTGGCTACGCAGCTTATTCGTTCCTTGTGACTTCTATCCGGATGCCGAAGAGATGATCTTTTCATATTTCGATCCTGCGCGTAAATTACCGGATTACAAGTCGCTGCCCAAGAGCTAG
- a CDS encoding D-2-hydroxyacid dehydrogenase, which translates to MSLPVVVFLDRATIPAHITLPTLAFEHRWVEYDFTSPEQVIERLQAADIVITNKVLLDQALLAQLPNLRMIAVAATGFNNVDVDFCAEKGIAVANVRGYATRSVPEHVIAMLFALRRNLFGYHQDIAAGVWQQDKQFCFFTHPIGDVAGSTLGIIGSGALGQATAQLAQALGVKVLFAERKGQSDCRQGYHRFEEVLAQADAISLHCPLSAQTHHLIGAAELASMKSNAILINTGRGGLVDEQALVEALKKGDIAAAGVDVFSTEPADETNPLLANMHLPNLLLTPHVAWGSDSAITQLCEILLENINAYWRGETLNRLV; encoded by the coding sequence ATGTCGCTGCCTGTTGTGGTTTTTCTCGATCGCGCCACCATTCCTGCCCACATCACCCTGCCGACTTTGGCGTTTGAGCATCGCTGGGTTGAATACGATTTCACGTCGCCAGAACAAGTGATTGAACGTCTGCAAGCGGCCGATATTGTCATCACCAATAAAGTGCTGCTCGACCAAGCATTGTTAGCGCAGTTGCCGAACTTACGGATGATTGCGGTCGCTGCAACCGGATTTAACAATGTCGATGTGGATTTTTGCGCGGAAAAAGGCATTGCCGTCGCGAATGTGCGAGGCTATGCGACGCGATCGGTGCCTGAACACGTGATTGCTATGCTGTTTGCGCTGCGTCGTAACCTGTTTGGTTATCATCAAGACATTGCTGCCGGTGTATGGCAACAGGACAAGCAGTTTTGCTTTTTTACTCATCCCATTGGCGATGTGGCAGGCTCGACGTTGGGCATCATTGGCTCTGGCGCGTTAGGGCAAGCGACGGCGCAATTGGCGCAAGCATTAGGCGTGAAGGTGTTGTTTGCTGAGCGAAAAGGGCAAAGCGATTGTCGTCAGGGCTATCACCGTTTTGAAGAGGTGTTGGCGCAAGCCGATGCGATTTCCCTTCATTGCCCACTTTCAGCGCAAACACACCACTTAATCGGCGCGGCGGAGCTGGCCAGCATGAAAAGCAACGCGATTTTAATCAATACTGGGCGTGGTGGCTTAGTTGATGAACAGGCTTTGGTCGAGGCGTTGAAAAAGGGCGACATTGCGGCGGCTGGCGTAGATGTGTTTAGCACAGAGCCTGCCGATGAAACCAATCCGCTGCTCGCGAATATGCATTTGCCAAACTTGCTGCTCACGCCGCATGTGGCGTGGGGCAGTGATTCTGCGATTACTCAGTTGTGTGAGATTTTGCTGGAAAACATCAACGCCTATTGGCGAGGCGAAACGCTCAACCGTTTGGTGTAG
- a CDS encoding YjgN family protein yields MDTKHITNSIQFKGQGGEFFGIWIVNILLSVITLGIYSAWAKVRTKRYFYGNTFIAGDNFEYHAQPMQLLKGRLVALALVVIWVVANSFFPLASLVLLALFYVALPWLLWSNARFDSAMTSYRNVHFAFNGSLKEAYMSILGRGLASLLIIAIYIAIVVASANASAMVATLLGFGTLVLMFVLYAWVVAGIHQYFASGYQYGDWKFVAKIETGFFLKTYCKAMLIGFLTAVAFMIVMGTFVLGTDIMNIFAGEVDLLEGKGDFAYVVLTYLVTITMSLGITAYTTTRIRNYVFSRLTATAEAQSETEFRFASTFGVWDYMSLIVTNFLLQVITLGLARPWVMVRTSRYVASHTGVIGDMDTLKATDQDSAVKNAISDEVAQAFDLGLSIS; encoded by the coding sequence ATGGACACTAAGCACATCACGAACTCAATTCAATTTAAAGGCCAAGGAGGGGAGTTCTTTGGTATCTGGATCGTCAACATCTTATTGTCGGTGATCACGCTAGGCATTTACTCAGCCTGGGCCAAGGTTCGCACCAAGCGCTACTTTTATGGCAACACCTTTATCGCGGGTGATAATTTCGAATACCACGCGCAACCGATGCAACTTCTCAAAGGACGCTTGGTGGCACTCGCTCTAGTGGTGATTTGGGTGGTAGCAAACTCATTCTTTCCATTAGCATCGTTGGTGTTGCTTGCGCTGTTCTATGTGGCGCTCCCTTGGCTTCTCTGGAGTAACGCCCGGTTTGATTCTGCTATGACCAGTTATCGAAATGTCCACTTTGCTTTTAATGGCTCGTTGAAAGAGGCTTATATGTCGATACTAGGTCGCGGTCTCGCATCGTTGCTTATTATCGCGATTTACATTGCTATTGTGGTGGCTTCAGCCAATGCGTCCGCGATGGTCGCTACACTATTAGGCTTTGGTACCTTGGTGCTGATGTTTGTTTTGTACGCTTGGGTAGTCGCAGGTATTCACCAATATTTTGCCTCGGGTTATCAGTATGGGGATTGGAAGTTTGTCGCTAAGATTGAAACGGGCTTCTTCTTGAAAACATACTGTAAAGCGATGCTGATTGGTTTCTTAACCGCAGTGGCTTTTATGATTGTGATGGGCACGTTTGTATTGGGCACTGACATTATGAATATCTTTGCTGGCGAAGTGGACCTGCTGGAAGGGAAAGGGGATTTTGCGTATGTGGTGTTGACTTATCTGGTGACGATTACGATGTCACTGGGTATCACCGCCTATACGACGACTCGTATCCGCAATTATGTTTTCTCGAGACTGACCGCAACGGCAGAAGCTCAGTCTGAGACGGAGTTTCGTTTTGCGTCAACCTTTGGTGTTTGGGACTACATGAGTTTGATAGTCACCAACTTCTTGTTGCAAGTGATCACGCTTGGCTTGGCTCGTCCTTGGGTGATGGTGCGCACCTCTCGCTACGTTGCTAGCCATACTGGTGTCATTGGAGATATGGATACGCTGAAAGCAACCGATCAAGATTCTGCGGTGAAAAACGCCATCAGTGATGAAGTGGCGCAAGCGTTTGATCTTGGCCTCAGTATCAGCTAA
- the pyrI gene encoding aspartate carbamoyltransferase regulatory subunit, whose translation MNKETKLQVEAIKNGTVIDHIPAQVGIKVLKLFDMHNSSQRVTIGLNLPSSALGNKDLLKIENVFINEEQASKLALYAPHATVNQIEDYQVVKKLALELPEFVSDVFECPNTNCITHNEPVASNFRVFEKKGDVRLKCKYCEKVFSREIVTER comes from the coding sequence ATGAACAAAGAGACAAAATTGCAGGTTGAAGCGATTAAAAACGGTACAGTGATCGACCATATCCCAGCGCAAGTAGGCATCAAGGTGTTGAAACTGTTTGATATGCACAACTCATCGCAGCGCGTCACCATTGGCTTAAATTTGCCTTCATCCGCTCTGGGTAACAAAGATTTGCTCAAGATTGAAAACGTGTTTATCAACGAAGAGCAAGCGAGCAAATTGGCCCTTTACGCGCCTCACGCCACCGTCAATCAAATTGAAGATTACCAAGTGGTGAAGAAGCTCGCGTTGGAGCTGCCTGAGTTTGTCAGTGATGTCTTTGAGTGCCCAAACACCAACTGCATTACGCACAATGAGCCAGTCGCGAGTAACTTCCGCGTGTTTGAGAAAAAAGGCGACGTACGTTTGAAGTGTAAATATTGTGAAAAAGTCTTCTCCCGAGAGATCGTCACTGAGCGTTAA
- a CDS encoding DUF2061 domain-containing protein, giving the protein MKKTITFAALHFTVAFTVAYILTGDILIGSLIAMIEPAVNTIAFYFHEKAWSTVPALKARQWMTKIKTASFATVHFSVAFSVVYLLTGDAFVGGVMALLEPSINTVVYYFHEKVWLRHSAAKQTLDSHSFCLHPTV; this is encoded by the coding sequence ATGAAAAAGACCATTACCTTTGCAGCACTTCATTTTACGGTCGCTTTCACTGTTGCCTACATCTTAACGGGCGATATCCTCATCGGCAGTTTGATTGCGATGATTGAACCTGCGGTCAATACCATTGCGTTTTACTTCCATGAAAAAGCATGGTCTACCGTGCCAGCGCTCAAAGCGCGTCAGTGGATGACGAAAATCAAGACCGCCAGTTTTGCTACCGTGCATTTCAGCGTGGCGTTTAGCGTGGTTTACTTGTTAACAGGTGATGCGTTTGTCGGTGGGGTGATGGCATTACTCGAACCGTCTATTAACACCGTAGTGTACTACTTCCATGAGAAGGTTTGGTTGCGCCACAGCGCGGCAAAACAAACCCTCGATTCGCACAGTTTTTGTTTGCACCCAACCGTGTAG
- the arcA gene encoding arginine deiminase, which yields MSKLYVGSEVGQLRRVLLNRPERALTHLTPSNCHELLFDDVLLVEAAGKEHDAFADTLRQQGVEVLLLHDLMVDTLAVPEAKQWLLDVQISDFRYGPIFARDLRRYLSEMDNEHLATILLGGLAYSELPIQSASMLPRMKQPLDFVIEPLPNHLFTRDTSCWVYGGVSLNPMMKPARQRETNHLRAIYQWHPIFAGQDFIKYFGNEDLHYDNANIEGGDVLVIGKGAVLIGMSERTTPQGVENLAANLFKHGQAKEVIAIELPKHRSCMHLDTVMTHMDVDTFSVYPEIMRKDLHTWRLTPKGNGEMQVEALHNYLHAIERALGLNHLNIITTGGDSYEAEREQWNDANNVLTVKPGVVIGYERNVYTNEKYDKAGIEVLTIPGNELGRGRGGARCMSCPIERDDI from the coding sequence ATGAGTAAGTTGTATGTAGGTTCTGAAGTCGGTCAGTTACGCCGAGTCCTTCTTAATCGACCAGAAAGAGCCCTAACCCACCTTACCCCTTCAAATTGTCATGAACTGCTGTTTGACGATGTCTTACTGGTTGAGGCGGCAGGTAAAGAGCACGATGCGTTTGCCGATACGTTGCGCCAACAAGGTGTTGAGGTGCTACTTCTGCACGATTTGATGGTGGATACCCTCGCCGTGCCAGAAGCAAAGCAGTGGCTGTTAGATGTTCAAATCTCCGATTTTCGCTACGGCCCAATTTTTGCGCGCGACTTACGTCGTTACCTTTCTGAGATGGACAACGAACACCTTGCCACCATTTTGCTGGGTGGTCTGGCTTACTCTGAATTACCCATTCAGTCGGCCTCTATGCTGCCGCGCATGAAGCAGCCATTAGACTTCGTGATTGAACCGCTCCCGAATCATCTCTTTACCCGTGATACCTCATGTTGGGTTTATGGTGGTGTATCGCTCAATCCAATGATGAAACCCGCACGTCAACGTGAGACCAACCATTTGCGGGCGATTTATCAGTGGCACCCCATCTTTGCGGGGCAAGATTTCATCAAATACTTTGGCAACGAAGACCTCCATTACGACAACGCCAACATTGAAGGGGGCGATGTGTTAGTGATAGGTAAAGGCGCCGTGCTGATTGGCATGTCAGAGCGCACTACCCCACAAGGAGTGGAAAACTTAGCGGCCAACCTGTTTAAACATGGCCAAGCAAAAGAAGTGATTGCCATTGAACTGCCCAAACATCGTTCGTGCATGCACTTAGATACGGTGATGACACACATGGATGTTGATACTTTTTCTGTTTATCCAGAGATCATGCGTAAAGATCTGCATACTTGGCGCTTAACGCCAAAAGGCAATGGCGAGATGCAAGTAGAAGCTTTGCATAACTATTTGCACGCCATTGAACGTGCACTGGGCTTGAATCACCTCAATATCATTACCACCGGTGGTGACAGTTATGAGGCAGAACGTGAACAGTGGAACGATGCCAATAACGTGTTAACCGTGAAACCAGGCGTGGTGATTGGTTATGAACGAAACGTCTACACCAATGAAAAATACGATAAAGCGGGCATTGAAGTTCTCACCATTCCGGGGAATGAATTAGGCCGTGGCCGTGGTGGTGCACGCTGCATGAGTTGCCCGATTGAGCGTGATGATATCTAA
- the pyrB gene encoding aspartate carbamoyltransferase: MTNSLYKKHIISIPELSRAELELIVKTAGQLKAEPNPELIKNKVVASCFFEPSTRTRLSFETAIQRIGGDVIGFDDGGNTSLAKKGETLSDSVQVISNYVDAFVMRHPQEGAARLASEFSNGVPVINAGDGANQHPTQTLLDLFTISETQGRLDNLNVAFVGDLKYGRTVHSLTQALAKFNNIRFFFVAPDALAMPDYILEDLDEAGISYSLHTDMETVIPELDILYMTRVQKERFDESEYAHIKSAYILTAALLEGARENLKVLHPLPRVDEITTDVDKTPHAYYFQQAGNGVYAREALLALVLNESL, translated from the coding sequence ATGACAAACTCGCTTTATAAGAAGCACATTATCTCCATTCCAGAGCTTAGCCGCGCTGAGCTGGAATTGATTGTCAAAACGGCAGGTCAGTTAAAAGCAGAGCCAAACCCAGAGCTGATAAAGAACAAGGTCGTCGCGAGTTGTTTCTTCGAGCCTTCCACCCGTACTCGCCTGTCGTTTGAAACGGCCATCCAACGCATCGGTGGCGATGTCATTGGGTTTGACGATGGTGGTAACACCTCACTGGCGAAAAAAGGCGAAACGCTGTCTGACTCGGTACAAGTCATCTCGAACTATGTGGATGCTTTTGTCATGCGTCACCCACAAGAAGGCGCTGCGCGTCTGGCTTCTGAATTTTCTAACGGTGTTCCGGTGATCAACGCCGGTGATGGTGCGAACCAGCATCCAACTCAAACGCTGCTTGATCTGTTCACCATCTCCGAAACGCAAGGTCGTTTGGACAACTTGAATGTGGCGTTTGTCGGTGACTTAAAATATGGCCGCACCGTACACTCGTTGACGCAAGCCTTGGCAAAATTCAACAACATCCGCTTCTTCTTTGTTGCGCCAGACGCATTGGCAATGCCAGATTACATTCTTGAAGATCTGGATGAAGCTGGCATCAGCTACAGCCTGCACACAGACATGGAAACCGTAATCCCTGAGCTGGATATTCTCTACATGACGCGCGTACAAAAAGAACGTTTCGATGAATCGGAATACGCGCACATTAAATCCGCCTACATCCTCACCGCAGCGCTATTGGAAGGCGCACGTGAGAACCTCAAAGTGCTGCATCCACTGCCACGTGTGGATGAGATCACCACTGACGTCGACAAAACACCGCACGCTTACTACTTCCAGCAAGCAGGCAACGGCGTTTACGCTCGTGAAGCCTTGTTGGCACTGGTACTGAACGAATCACTGTAA
- a CDS encoding GNAT family N-acetyltransferase, which translates to MSEKMDFVLRPITVEDNASIANVIRQVSAEYGLTADKGYSVADPTLDDLFSIYSQANAAYWVVEHQGKIVGGGGFSALAGVEGVCELQKMYFLPICRGQGLAKKIVSLSRSAAKKMGYQRCYLETTACLKEAIALYEKLGFEHLQAPLGQTGHDACEVVMICHL; encoded by the coding sequence ATGTCAGAAAAAATGGACTTTGTCTTGCGCCCTATCACCGTTGAAGACAACGCCTCAATCGCCAATGTGATTCGTCAAGTCTCGGCGGAGTATGGGTTAACCGCCGATAAAGGCTACAGTGTTGCCGATCCAACCCTAGACGATCTTTTTAGCATCTACTCACAAGCAAATGCCGCCTATTGGGTGGTGGAACATCAAGGGAAGATCGTCGGTGGAGGTGGCTTTTCTGCGCTAGCAGGGGTCGAAGGTGTCTGCGAGTTACAAAAAATGTACTTCTTACCCATTTGCCGTGGGCAGGGTCTGGCCAAGAAAATCGTTTCGCTCAGCCGCAGCGCCGCGAAAAAGATGGGTTATCAACGCTGTTACCTAGAAACCACTGCCTGCTTGAAAGAAGCCATTGCTCTGTATGAAAAGCTCGGATTTGAACATCTGCAAGCGCCACTCGGGCAAACCGGACATGACGCTTGTGAAGTGGTGATGATTTGCCATTTATAA
- a CDS encoding glycosyl hydrolase 2 galactose-binding domain-containing protein — protein sequence MQLSLTGYWQLSPLTDLSIPQDDLCFPAPLSEILPASLSEQAIAAQEWHLMHDIEVDDSLLAYPAVEMVLAGVDYHAEVRLNGIAVFDCDKSQFEYRKDIRPYLQHGRNRFEILFLEEEEELLFEEDRLALCELGANAYQPSDERMGIWREPYLQFIRHVRLDCVTTEQIWHHGGGCEFKVDLYYQTYVSGLISASVKFDGRRYNIPLDLRSDHASALFQIDAPSPATPYQLEIELDGQTLSAPVVLDEAISVTHFVR from the coding sequence ATGCAACTCTCACTCACTGGTTATTGGCAACTTTCCCCGCTTACCGATCTCTCTATTCCACAAGATGATCTCTGCTTTCCCGCGCCACTAAGCGAGATTTTGCCTGCTTCCCTCTCTGAGCAAGCCATTGCGGCGCAAGAATGGCACTTGATGCACGACATCGAAGTGGATGACAGTTTGCTGGCTTATCCTGCGGTTGAGATGGTGCTTGCTGGAGTGGATTACCATGCCGAAGTGCGCTTAAACGGCATTGCTGTGTTTGATTGTGATAAAAGTCAGTTTGAGTATCGCAAAGATATTCGTCCTTATCTGCAACATGGACGTAATCGCTTTGAAATTCTTTTTCTCGAAGAGGAAGAAGAATTGCTGTTTGAGGAAGACAGACTGGCATTGTGCGAGTTAGGGGCAAATGCCTATCAACCCAGTGACGAAAGAATGGGGATCTGGCGAGAGCCGTATTTGCAGTTTATCCGCCACGTTCGTCTTGATTGCGTGACGACCGAGCAAATCTGGCACCATGGTGGTGGGTGTGAATTTAAAGTGGATCTCTACTATCAAACCTACGTATCGGGTTTGATTTCAGCTTCAGTCAAGTTTGATGGCCGCCGCTACAATATCCCTCTGGATCTGCGCAGCGATCATGCTAGTGCTTTATTTCAAATTGACGCCCCCAGCCCAGCAACACCATATCAATTAGAGATTGAGCTTGATGGTCAGACGCTGAGCGCACCCGTTGTGCTCGATGAGGCGATTTCGGTTACCCACTTTGTCCGCTAG
- the rraB gene encoding ribonuclease E inhibitor RraB, whose product MSHEDEYLSVEELIEIQKEETRDIIAALLEDGSDPEALYEIEHHLFAEDFDTLEKAVVEAFKMGFEVLEAEETEDEDGNKLLCCDATMQSTLDAETIDAQVEKLVHLAEKYDIIYDGWGTYYEGEDALYQDDDEDEDFED is encoded by the coding sequence ATGTCTCACGAAGATGAATATCTATCAGTAGAAGAGTTAATTGAGATTCAAAAGGAAGAGACTCGCGATATTATCGCTGCTCTGCTTGAAGATGGCAGCGATCCTGAAGCACTGTATGAAATCGAGCACCACCTATTTGCTGAAGATTTCGACACCCTAGAAAAAGCGGTTGTTGAAGCATTTAAGATGGGCTTTGAAGTGCTGGAAGCTGAAGAAACTGAAGATGAAGACGGCAACAAGCTGCTTTGTTGTGATGCAACCATGCAGTCGACGCTGGACGCTGAAACCATTGATGCTCAAGTAGAGAAGTTGGTTCATCTCGCTGAAAAATACGACATCATCTATGATGGTTGGGGCACTTACTACGAAGGTGAAGATGCGCTATACCAAGATGACGACGAAGACGAAGACTTCGAAGACTAA
- a CDS encoding RidA family protein: protein MTKVLHTDSAPAAIGPYIQGVDLGNMVLTSGQIPVNPATGEVPADIAAQARQSLDNVKAVVEASGLTVGDIVKMTVFVKDLNDFGTVNEVYGNFFDEHNVAHYPARSCVEVARLPKDVGIEIEAIAVRK from the coding sequence ATGACTAAAGTACTTCATACAGACTCAGCACCTGCTGCAATCGGCCCATACATCCAAGGCGTAGACCTAGGCAATATGGTACTGACCTCTGGCCAAATCCCAGTAAACCCAGCAACAGGCGAAGTGCCAGCAGACATCGCAGCGCAAGCTCGCCAATCGCTCGACAACGTCAAAGCGGTGGTCGAAGCCTCTGGCCTGACTGTAGGCGACATCGTGAAAATGACGGTATTCGTTAAAGATCTCAACGATTTTGGCACAGTAAATGAGGTGTATGGTAACTTCTTCGACGAGCACAACGTCGCGCACTACCCAGCACGTTCATGTGTGGAAGTGGCTCGTCTACCAAAAGACGTGGGCATCGAAATCGAAGCGATCGCGGTTCGTAAATAA
- a CDS encoding M48 family metallopeptidase, which yields MRIFGTAFPPRSSERCEAEIDTSQPHLLALHVNGEIFSADYHYLHISEPVGRLPVRISFPNGWVFVTEPSTALSKWLGFHKKQSFVDRMEGNIPAWILSAMVCLAVIAGCYYYLLPWGSQKIAESLPDSLSIAVGEQVLDSLDLQLQPSQLPEEQQSAIRQRVQQFAQVLPELPYDIKVEFRSMPEGANAFALPGGTIVLLDELVALAQTQQQLDSIILHEMGHVHHRHMMKQVVHSTILSVAVSLITGESSGIVDNLAGVGVFIVSNGQSREAETQADLYAKKAMKQIYGTSEPLAEMFELFKTQEMMDIPEWFSSHPNFSERIQAAREE from the coding sequence ATGCGCATCTTTGGAACCGCATTCCCGCCTCGTAGCTCAGAGCGCTGTGAGGCGGAGATCGACACTTCTCAACCACACTTGCTTGCTCTGCATGTGAATGGGGAGATTTTCAGTGCTGATTACCATTACCTGCACATCAGTGAGCCTGTAGGTCGCTTACCTGTGCGTATTTCCTTTCCGAATGGTTGGGTGTTTGTCACTGAGCCCAGTACGGCGTTATCGAAGTGGCTAGGTTTTCATAAAAAGCAAAGCTTTGTTGATCGAATGGAAGGTAACATCCCTGCTTGGATTCTTTCGGCTATGGTGTGTTTGGCGGTGATCGCGGGGTGCTATTACTATCTGTTGCCTTGGGGAAGTCAGAAGATCGCTGAGAGCTTACCGGATTCCTTATCTATCGCTGTTGGAGAGCAGGTGCTGGATTCGCTTGATTTGCAGTTGCAACCCAGTCAATTACCTGAGGAGCAGCAGAGCGCTATTCGCCAAAGAGTTCAACAGTTTGCGCAGGTATTGCCAGAGTTGCCGTATGACATCAAGGTGGAGTTTCGCTCAATGCCAGAAGGCGCCAATGCGTTTGCGCTCCCCGGTGGGACGATTGTTTTGCTTGATGAGCTAGTGGCGCTTGCACAAACCCAGCAACAGTTGGACAGCATCATTCTGCATGAGATGGGCCATGTCCATCACCGTCATATGATGAAGCAAGTGGTTCACTCCACCATTCTTTCGGTAGCGGTCTCTCTCATCACAGGAGAAAGTTCTGGGATTGTTGATAACTTAGCGGGGGTTGGGGTGTTTATCGTTTCCAATGGTCAGTCTCGTGAAGCGGAAACGCAAGCGGATCTGTACGCGAAAAAGGCAATGAAGCAGATCTATGGCACGAGTGAGCCGCTGGCTGAGATGTTCGAGCTGTTCAAAACGCAGGAAATGATGGATATTCCGGAATGGTTTAGTTCTCACCCTAATTTTTCCGAGCGAATTCAAGC